The following proteins come from a genomic window of Oncorhynchus mykiss isolate Arlee chromosome 19, USDA_OmykA_1.1, whole genome shotgun sequence:
- the LOC110534577 gene encoding GTPase IMAP family member 9-like encodes MTEQNKEVRIVLVGKIGSGKSATGNAILGRKAFESKMSSISVTSSSKKKRGNVGGQHVAVIDTPGLFDTKLTQEEALKEISQCLLFSAPGPHVFLVVLKLGGFTEEQQEIVKMIQTLFGDEASKYTMVVFTHGDLLDDVTIEDFLHGNPKLESFITKCNGGYHVFKNKDQNLSQVPELLEKINKMVTMNGGSHYTTEMFQEAERVIEEEKNRILRENEEKIHKEREELKAKFEGVCLREEVEKLGIKQERKARKNAEKFSKMGTGATIGAALGTFGGPVGMSVGAAVGAAVGAAVGAGACSTQ; translated from the exons ATGACTG AACAAAATAAAGAGGTCCGGATTGTTCTGGTTGGAAAGATTGGTTCTGGGAAGAGCGCAACAGGAAACGCCATCCTGGGGAGAAAAGCGTTTGAATCCAAAATGTCCTCTATTTCTGTGACATCCTCAAGTAAAAAGAAAAGAGGAAATGTGGGAGGGCAACATGTAGCTGTCATCGACACACCAGGCTTGTTTGACACTAAGTTAACACAGGAGGAAGCACTGAAAGAGATCTCACAGTGCCTGCTATTCTCCGCTCCTGGTCCCCATGTGTTCCTGGTTGTTCTCAAGCTGGGAGGATTCACTGAAGAGCAGCAGGAAATTGTGAAGATGATCCAGACATTATTTGGTGATGAAGCATCGAAATACACCATGGTTGTCTTCACACATGGAGACCTTCTTGATGATGTAACAATTGAAGACTTCCTGCATGGAAATCCCAAACTGGAAAGTTTCATTACCAAATGTAATGGGGGATATCATGTCTTCAAAAACAAAGATCAGAATCTCTCCCAGGTCCCTGAGCTCCTTGAGAAGATAAACAAGATGGTGACGATGAATGGAGGAAGCCACTACACCACTGAGATGTTCCAGGAGGCTGAGAGAGTGATTGAAGAAGAGAAGAACAGGATCttgagagagaatgaagagaagATACACAAAGAGAGGGAAGAACTGAAGGCAAAGTTTGAAGGAGTGTGTCTAAGAGAAGAAGTAGAGAAGCTGGGGATAAAACAGGAAAGAAAAGCTAGAAAGAATGCTGAGAAATTTAGCAAAATGGGAACAGGTGCTACAATCGGAGCAGCTTTGGGAACATTTGGAGGCCCAGTTGGTATGTCAGTTGGTGCAGCAGTGGGAGCTGCAGTGGGAGCTGCAGTGGGAGCTGGAGCATGCAGTACTCAATGA